The following proteins are co-located in the Candidatus Methanomethylophilaceae archaeon genome:
- a CDS encoding zinc ribbon domain-containing protein has protein sequence MKCPKCGFENSEDTLFCKQCDWRVDIPYVPEKKTNAALYSAIALALGVIAAALCMMDNLGYAAAAVGAVGMVVGGYAINVPRLLNSDNKAVLVTIAAIGLILSMVGFMLGLYSAVL, from the coding sequence ATGAAATGTCCGAAATGCGGATTCGAGAATTCCGAGGACACGCTCTTCTGCAAGCAATGCGACTGGAGGGTGGATATCCCTTACGTCCCAGAAAAGAAGACGAATGCCGCGTTATACAGCGCGATCGCCCTAGCTTTGGGCGTAATCGCCGCAGCCCTATGCATGATGGACAATCTTGGATACGCCGCGGCCGCTGTCGGTGCCGTCGGAATGGTCGTGGGAGGATATGCCATCAACGTTCCAAGGCTGCTGAACAGCGACAACAAGGCGGTTCTCGTGACAATAGCGGCGATCGGGCTGATCCTCAGTATGGTTGGGTTCATGCTCGGCCTCTATTCGGCGGTGCTCTGA
- a CDS encoding YkgJ family cysteine cluster protein, whose protein sequence is MAVYRGKYILEGLGTISPEMKANLDIAYEICMSYRPEFPCEMCGKCCHQPNIIVTPDEFERIASAANVSIAEFIQEYLARTPDGRFLLAKTEPCAFLGKDNRCTIWEDRPQICDDFPYAVSMFMSRVYLALTNPDADILELIDYMDKSWPCTKAIRSTIKGKIEERRKDVVAMS, encoded by the coding sequence ATGGCGGTATACCGCGGCAAGTACATCCTCGAGGGTCTTGGGACCATCAGCCCCGAGATGAAAGCCAACCTGGATATCGCATACGAGATCTGCATGTCATATAGGCCGGAGTTTCCCTGCGAGATGTGCGGGAAATGCTGCCATCAGCCCAATATAATCGTCACTCCGGATGAGTTCGAGAGAATAGCCAGCGCAGCGAACGTCTCCATTGCCGAGTTCATCCAGGAATACCTTGCCCGCACCCCCGACGGAAGATTCCTTCTGGCCAAGACCGAGCCTTGCGCTTTCCTTGGGAAGGACAACAGATGCACCATATGGGAGGACCGCCCGCAGATATGCGATGATTTCCCGTATGCCGTGTCCATGTTCATGAGCAGGGTGTATCTGGCGCTGACCAACCCCGACGCGGACATCCTCGAGCTCATCGATTACATGGACAAATCATGGCCGTGCACCAAAGCCATCAGATCCACCATCAAAGGCAAGATAGAGGAGCGCAGGAAAGACGTCGTGGCGATGTCATAA
- a CDS encoding U32 family peptidase, which produces MEILAPVGSPESLPAAVKAGADAIYLAGKSFGARAFAGNFSDKELEGAVGYAHDNGVKVHVTVNTLVKDSEIEDAVSFVRFLADIDADAVIVQDLGLLKQLSSVDIRKHASTQMQIHSLEGLRWCSENGLDRAVLARELTMDELGKMVPESPVETEVFIQGALCYCVSGGCLMSSHIGGRSGNRGSCAQPCRKKYSTDEKEGYLLSCADLFGMEYMDKLREIGVDSLKIEGRMRSPAYSYLAAKAYSMAEKKETGKEFDDTMELLRTVFNRGTCSGYLGEFVSPVQPLYPDNRGFFVGNAAIKDRKLDPSQLSEKIGIRDGLSIFDGDKKIGGFKVTDLVSAQVPFKIKDGKYSIYRTYDPRIDEIKNGFGPAPKLEGSTKRRPVKLKRESFRKPEERTQLSFYVSSIKTLEAALPYADRIYYDATGKIGEAREICNAAGKEIVSLLPRFDPLDEFAETKHPVMVNTVAQYRACKGSERIYGSSVLNAFNSYFPLKLYQTTLSTELSKGEISELTAHYPIRTEVMAFGRAELMITRDPGMSDCSLKDETEASFPVYKDKRGYSHILNSADLNLLDRLDEFRRFGVASAGLDLRKRPAAVAKMVGEMCVNPSEKTLGKLSEMCGSSFTKGLYIRGV; this is translated from the coding sequence GTGGAAATACTGGCGCCCGTAGGGTCTCCGGAAAGCCTCCCGGCGGCTGTCAAGGCCGGGGCTGATGCGATATATCTGGCTGGGAAGAGCTTTGGCGCCCGCGCTTTCGCGGGGAATTTCAGCGACAAAGAGCTCGAAGGGGCCGTCGGATATGCCCATGACAACGGCGTGAAAGTCCATGTGACGGTCAACACCCTCGTCAAAGATTCAGAGATAGAAGACGCAGTATCCTTCGTCAGATTCTTGGCGGACATCGATGCGGATGCCGTCATAGTCCAGGACCTCGGTCTTCTCAAGCAGCTCAGCAGCGTCGACATCAGGAAGCATGCGTCCACCCAGATGCAGATCCATTCTCTGGAGGGCCTGAGATGGTGCTCGGAGAACGGTTTGGACCGCGCCGTGCTCGCCAGAGAGCTCACCATGGATGAGCTGGGAAAGATGGTTCCTGAATCCCCCGTCGAAACCGAGGTGTTCATCCAAGGCGCGCTATGCTATTGCGTATCCGGAGGGTGCCTAATGTCCAGCCACATAGGCGGCAGAAGCGGGAACCGCGGGTCCTGCGCCCAGCCCTGCAGAAAGAAATACTCCACCGACGAAAAAGAAGGCTATCTCCTGAGCTGCGCCGATCTGTTCGGGATGGAATACATGGATAAGCTGCGCGAGATAGGCGTGGATTCCCTGAAAATCGAAGGGCGCATGAGATCCCCGGCGTATTCGTACCTGGCGGCCAAAGCGTATTCCATGGCAGAAAAGAAAGAGACGGGAAAAGAATTCGACGATACTATGGAGCTTCTGAGGACGGTGTTCAACCGCGGGACCTGCTCCGGGTATCTTGGGGAATTCGTATCCCCGGTCCAGCCCCTTTATCCCGACAACAGAGGGTTCTTCGTCGGGAACGCCGCCATCAAGGACAGGAAGCTTGACCCATCGCAATTGAGCGAGAAGATCGGCATCAGAGATGGGCTCTCCATTTTCGACGGGGACAAAAAAATTGGCGGTTTCAAAGTCACCGATCTGGTGTCCGCCCAAGTGCCTTTCAAGATCAAAGACGGGAAGTACAGCATCTATCGCACGTACGACCCGCGCATTGACGAGATCAAAAACGGATTCGGGCCGGCTCCGAAACTGGAAGGTTCCACGAAGAGGAGACCGGTCAAGCTGAAGCGCGAGAGCTTCCGCAAACCCGAGGAGAGAACCCAGCTGTCATTCTATGTGTCATCGATAAAAACGCTGGAAGCCGCTCTGCCCTATGCCGACCGCATATACTACGATGCCACCGGAAAGATCGGAGAAGCAAGGGAAATCTGCAACGCAGCAGGAAAAGAGATCGTCTCCTTGCTCCCCAGATTCGACCCTCTGGACGAGTTCGCGGAGACGAAGCATCCCGTCATGGTGAACACGGTGGCCCAGTACCGCGCTTGCAAAGGTTCTGAGAGAATCTATGGAAGCAGCGTGCTGAACGCATTCAACTCGTATTTCCCTCTTAAGCTGTATCAGACGACGCTCTCCACGGAGCTCTCCAAGGGCGAGATATCGGAGCTTACAGCGCATTATCCCATCAGGACGGAAGTCATGGCTTTCGGAAGGGCGGAGCTCATGATCACCCGCGATCCGGGCATGTCAGATTGCTCTCTGAAAGACGAAACGGAAGCTTCCTTCCCCGTCTACAAGGACAAACGCGGTTATTCCCACATATTGAACTCTGCGGACCTGAACCTCCTGGACAGGCTGGACGAGTTCAGGCGCTTCGGCGTCGCCTCCGCCGGATTGGACCTGAGGAAAAGGCCGGCCGCGGTGGCGAAAATGGTGGGCGAGATGTGCGTCAACCCTTCGGAGAAAACGCTGGGAAAACTCTCCGAGATGTGCGGCAGCAGCTTCACCAAAGGCCTGTACATCCGCGGGGTATGA
- a CDS encoding type II/IV secretion system ATPase subunit, translated as MARLPPFFSHGKSAGSNDDREIPFYWDADPLESVSRTMPRTEPSLPHDPSASKNDFTSLFSSMVWKDLRTKPSYAECWLVGTQENLKAISSYSTQFAHVTIGMANDGQTEYSLMPREYSFDDSVNSVVSDVIRGIRVEYRLHGGRLDRDSVIGTARALAANRYDDIKEACGNSANLDGLMDDICSASYRHSVGAGIFEVLLSDPHIEDVYIDAPCDRNRVHVTINGIDGVNSHMRCRTNLMADRREMDNIVNILKRESGLRFCQSSPVLETDFREFDARATLIGFPMSPNGDALAIRKHSARPWTLTRLLANGTIDQRAAGLLSFMVNNRSTILICGPRGAGKSSLLSALMFEFPLGQRILTIEDTIELPGEQMRSMGYKVQTILVDDRNDGSPLTNADEALRVSLRMGESAIVMGEVRGDEARTLYQSMRTGKAGSAIMGTIHGDSAMSVYNRVVYDMGIAPEAFMATDAIVSLGTVKDRRTGSLVRRAVEFVCTASEPGKFIDMTDQSVMFEAPSMKRAMRMSQMGKAEAAKDIRARSAMRYWLAEKGKTDERFFGPEWVTLSNDILSRMPPSAPAEAALDELKRRVSLI; from the coding sequence ATGGCCAGATTGCCGCCTTTTTTCTCCCACGGCAAATCCGCCGGGAGCAATGACGATCGGGAGATTCCGTTCTATTGGGATGCCGATCCGCTGGAATCGGTCAGCAGAACTATGCCGAGGACCGAGCCCAGCCTTCCGCACGACCCTTCCGCGTCGAAGAACGATTTCACATCTCTGTTCTCATCGATGGTCTGGAAGGACCTCAGGACGAAGCCCTCGTATGCCGAGTGCTGGCTGGTCGGGACGCAGGAGAATCTCAAAGCGATATCAAGCTATTCGACCCAGTTCGCTCATGTCACCATAGGAATGGCCAACGACGGCCAGACCGAATACTCGCTGATGCCCCGGGAATACTCCTTCGACGATTCCGTCAATTCGGTGGTTTCCGATGTCATCCGCGGGATCCGCGTAGAGTATCGCTTGCACGGCGGAAGGTTGGACCGCGATTCCGTCATCGGCACCGCCCGCGCGCTGGCCGCCAACAGGTATGACGACATAAAGGAAGCCTGCGGGAATTCCGCCAATCTGGATGGCCTGATGGACGACATATGCTCCGCATCATACAGGCATTCCGTCGGGGCAGGGATTTTCGAGGTGCTTCTGTCCGATCCGCACATAGAGGATGTGTACATCGATGCTCCTTGCGACAGGAACAGAGTGCATGTGACGATCAACGGCATCGACGGCGTGAATTCTCATATGCGCTGCAGGACCAATCTGATGGCCGACCGCAGGGAGATGGACAACATCGTGAACATCCTGAAGAGGGAGAGCGGTCTCAGGTTCTGCCAGTCATCTCCGGTTCTGGAGACGGATTTCCGCGAGTTCGACGCCAGAGCAACTCTCATCGGTTTCCCGATGAGCCCCAACGGGGATGCTTTGGCGATAAGGAAGCACTCTGCGAGGCCTTGGACGCTGACTAGGTTGCTGGCGAACGGGACGATAGATCAGCGTGCGGCGGGTCTGCTGTCATTCATGGTAAACAACCGCTCCACAATCCTTATCTGCGGGCCGAGGGGAGCCGGGAAAAGCTCCCTTCTGTCAGCCTTGATGTTCGAGTTCCCGCTGGGCCAGAGGATTCTCACTATAGAGGACACTATCGAGCTGCCAGGGGAGCAGATGCGCAGCATGGGCTACAAGGTGCAGACCATTCTGGTGGACGACAGAAATGATGGCAGCCCGCTTACCAATGCCGATGAGGCTCTCAGGGTTTCGCTGAGGATGGGAGAGTCGGCGATAGTCATGGGCGAGGTCAGAGGCGACGAGGCTCGCACTCTCTATCAGAGCATGAGGACGGGGAAAGCCGGGAGCGCTATCATGGGTACGATCCACGGCGATTCGGCCATGTCGGTATACAACCGCGTCGTCTACGATATGGGAATCGCCCCTGAAGCGTTCATGGCCACCGATGCCATCGTATCGTTGGGAACGGTCAAGGACAGGAGAACCGGAAGCCTCGTCAGAAGGGCGGTGGAATTCGTCTGTACCGCATCGGAGCCAGGGAAGTTCATCGACATGACCGACCAATCTGTTATGTTCGAGGCGCCTTCGATGAAAAGGGCGATGAGGATGTCACAGATGGGAAAGGCCGAAGCCGCAAAGGACATCCGCGCTAGGTCCGCGATGAGGTACTGGCTGGCAGAGAAGGGAAAGACCGACGAGAGATTCTTCGGCCCTGAATGGGTCACCCTGTCCAATGATATACTGTCTAGGATGCCTCCGTCGGCCCCGGCAGAAGCCGCTCTCGACGAGCTCAAAAGGAGGGTGTCCCTGATATGA
- a CDS encoding YbjN domain-containing protein, translated as MFGLKKRVSAGKGHSLSEIKETVRKSFDLMEYKYDVDENGSVICDVMGDDIPMRVVAASDENSIGILVLMSFSVDESHKVGVLDRINSLNNDIRYGRFYLHPIDEGYAPVFQYSIPDCVINLKPEVVATFIQMSLDTVDKVDGEIKKMIESDAWKKSSDYMYI; from the coding sequence ATGTTTGGGCTTAAGAAGAGGGTGTCCGCCGGGAAGGGGCACAGCCTTTCCGAGATCAAGGAAACCGTCAGGAAATCCTTCGATCTGATGGAATACAAGTATGATGTCGATGAGAACGGCAGCGTTATCTGTGACGTGATGGGCGATGACATACCCATGAGGGTTGTCGCGGCTTCCGACGAAAACTCCATAGGGATACTCGTTCTGATGTCTTTCTCCGTGGACGAATCCCACAAGGTCGGAGTTCTCGACAGGATAAACTCCCTGAACAACGACATCCGCTACGGGCGCTTCTACCTTCACCCGATAGATGAGGGATATGCGCCAGTGTTCCAGTACAGCATACCGGACTGCGTCATCAACCTCAAGCCAGAAGTGGTCGCAACCTTCATCCAGATGTCCTTGGACACCGTGGACAAGGTCGATGGGGAGATCAAGAAGATGATCGAGAGCGACGCCTGGAAGAAGTCCTCCGATTACATGTACATCTGA
- a CDS encoding DUF2085 domain-containing protein encodes MKRIMLFFVAIASIFLAMFILAPFAAPYGTYWGLDGSPAHIDHDWSISEFPYLLGDILCHQKAARSFVLNGSQMPVCIRDTGLLLGFALGCLAHLVADLKIGRKQIAIASAMVCFTIVEWAVEPYFGDLPITRFLTGVVSGAGVGIILGWLIRYEIEKN; translated from the coding sequence ATGAAGCGCATAATGCTGTTCTTCGTCGCGATAGCTTCGATCTTCTTGGCGATGTTCATCTTGGCACCTTTCGCCGCCCCTTATGGGACGTATTGGGGTCTGGACGGCAGCCCAGCCCACATCGACCATGATTGGAGCATCTCCGAATTCCCGTATCTGTTGGGGGATATTCTGTGCCATCAGAAGGCGGCGAGAAGCTTCGTTCTCAACGGGTCTCAGATGCCGGTCTGCATAAGGGACACCGGTTTGCTGCTGGGATTCGCGCTCGGATGTTTGGCGCACCTCGTTGCCGATTTGAAGATCGGGAGGAAGCAGATCGCCATAGCCTCTGCGATGGTCTGCTTCACGATAGTCGAATGGGCGGTCGAGCCCTATTTCGGAGACCTTCCCATCACCAGGTTCCTTACGGGGGTCGTATCCGGAGCCGGCGTAGGAATCATTCTGGGCTGGCTGATCCGTTACGAGATAGAAAAGAATTGA